A genomic region of Caulobacter vibrioides contains the following coding sequences:
- a CDS encoding tetratricopeptide repeat protein yields the protein MRRPAIWRLGLLIALGLAGAGGAAHARQAPASTAARDQVFMAALADTTETTLADLRAYEQSLPPNALAARADALGLLAFLTRGGPAPTAALTAAHASVSLQRESGEAPRLGALVARMLLATLGSPEEIAQVGRDEDPLASLYDDRAPVTVAFFLNFYLASTMAMLEADRLDEALVTVRYAVDEAESGAPLPAVLKVQAYLAFGTVLTLQYRLDEAFEAQMQALRLLPRNANVKLSVAATIVENLGEGDCRRVVASLEPLVVAARVDVDLSTDDFLAYETRLGDQYARCGDPQRAIAIFQKAIARGTIALPATDPDLAAVKAALADVLATLGDLDRADDYLDEATVGTRRAQSGASLGQAISLQERILATRARVLAKRGAFAPAARGYDVLTQSGLAFGQADKRLARWLDAWASVLEDARQPWAALSAQRLASLAWPNVGSDSVAAAQRRETTDHLLEAAWRQSRDTAPSPSRERAGAR from the coding sequence GTGAGAAGGCCGGCGATCTGGCGCCTGGGTTTGCTGATCGCCCTGGGCCTCGCCGGAGCGGGCGGGGCGGCGCACGCCCGTCAGGCGCCGGCGAGCACCGCGGCCCGCGATCAGGTGTTCATGGCCGCCCTCGCCGACACCACCGAAACTACGCTCGCCGATTTGCGAGCGTATGAGCAGAGCTTGCCGCCGAATGCCTTGGCAGCTCGCGCGGACGCTCTGGGTCTGCTGGCCTTCCTGACCCGCGGCGGGCCTGCGCCGACCGCGGCCCTGACCGCAGCACACGCATCGGTCAGCCTGCAGCGAGAGTCGGGCGAAGCGCCAAGGCTTGGGGCCCTGGTCGCGCGTATGCTTCTGGCGACGCTCGGGTCGCCCGAAGAAATCGCCCAAGTCGGACGCGATGAGGACCCGCTCGCGTCCCTGTACGATGATCGTGCTCCGGTCACGGTCGCCTTCTTTCTCAACTTCTACCTCGCATCCACCATGGCGATGCTCGAGGCTGACCGCCTGGACGAGGCTCTGGTCACCGTCCGGTACGCGGTCGATGAGGCCGAAAGCGGAGCGCCGCTCCCGGCCGTTCTCAAGGTCCAGGCCTATCTCGCGTTTGGCACGGTCTTGACGTTGCAGTACCGCCTGGACGAGGCGTTCGAAGCCCAGATGCAGGCCCTGCGCTTGCTGCCGCGCAACGCCAACGTCAAACTCTCGGTCGCGGCCACTATCGTCGAAAATCTCGGCGAAGGCGACTGTCGCCGCGTGGTGGCGTCGCTAGAGCCTTTGGTGGTGGCGGCGCGCGTCGACGTCGACCTGTCGACGGACGATTTCCTGGCCTACGAAACAAGGCTTGGGGACCAGTATGCGCGGTGCGGTGATCCTCAACGCGCCATCGCGATCTTTCAGAAGGCGATCGCGCGAGGGACGATCGCCCTGCCGGCGACCGATCCCGACCTAGCCGCCGTCAAGGCCGCGCTCGCCGATGTCCTAGCGACCCTGGGCGACCTTGATCGAGCTGACGACTATCTGGATGAGGCGACGGTGGGGACGCGGCGGGCGCAGAGCGGGGCGTCCCTTGGTCAGGCGATTAGTCTTCAAGAGCGCATCCTGGCCACCCGCGCTCGCGTGCTGGCCAAGCGGGGCGCTTTCGCGCCCGCCGCCCGCGGCTACGATGTTCTGACCCAGTCGGGACTGGCATTTGGTCAGGCCGACAAACGACTGGCGCGCTGGCTAGACGCCTGGGCCAGCGTGCTGGAGGACGCGCGTCAGCCTTGGGCGGCGCTCTCGGCCCAACGGCTGGCCAGCCTAGCCTGGCCTAATGTTGGGTCAGACAGTGTCGCCGCGGCACAGCGCCGTGAAACCACCGACCACTTGCTTGAAGCCGCCTGGCGCCAGAGCCGGGACACCGCGCCAAGCCCCAGCCGCGAAAGGGCCGGCGCACGATGA
- a CDS encoding tetratricopeptide repeat protein: MWKGLVFSLALLGGPMTSGPSWAQASSVAAFNQAQAAYARGDLKTALEQYAYVERASGAEDGVTLAWIETHRAEVLLALGRVNDAKALSDNARNVLEQSSRAARSAGLTPTLVCFADRVTANIEFAAHRFEAAIDWAKSARSSAVPGSECWSQSVLTLHYALRVAGQGREGWKSIRPTTGVYTRQPPGSLADLINEVDAAAGVGDHAQSALLANEALAALETPRFSSVRKAARPSLLEALSRAQLRAGHAADALASAQAAMREDPTSKVVRLRLAEALFDQARWRESQAALDAVNACGDCSRVDQLAILDLSRNTAILLGQFATAERQRLALNAMLVRGASER; this comes from the coding sequence GTGTGGAAGGGTCTTGTATTTAGCTTGGCCTTACTCGGCGGACCGATGACGTCCGGCCCCAGTTGGGCGCAGGCCAGCAGCGTGGCTGCCTTCAACCAGGCCCAGGCCGCCTATGCGCGGGGCGATCTGAAGACGGCGCTGGAACAGTACGCCTACGTCGAGCGCGCCAGCGGCGCGGAGGATGGGGTCACCCTGGCATGGATCGAGACGCATCGCGCCGAGGTGCTGCTGGCCCTGGGGCGGGTGAACGACGCCAAGGCCCTGTCGGACAACGCCCGCAACGTCCTAGAACAGAGTTCACGAGCGGCGCGGTCGGCAGGTCTTACTCCGACCCTGGTGTGCTTTGCCGATCGTGTGACGGCCAATATCGAATTTGCCGCGCATCGGTTCGAAGCGGCGATCGACTGGGCCAAGTCGGCGAGAAGCTCGGCCGTGCCGGGCTCCGAGTGCTGGTCGCAATCGGTGCTCACGCTGCACTATGCGTTGCGCGTCGCGGGTCAGGGACGCGAAGGCTGGAAGAGCATTCGCCCAACGACGGGTGTCTACACGCGACAGCCGCCCGGGTCGCTGGCCGATCTGATCAATGAGGTCGACGCCGCCGCCGGCGTTGGAGACCACGCGCAATCAGCGCTTCTAGCGAACGAAGCGCTGGCCGCCTTGGAGACGCCAAGGTTTTCGAGCGTACGCAAGGCGGCTCGCCCGTCCCTGCTTGAAGCGCTGTCGCGCGCGCAGTTGCGCGCTGGCCACGCCGCGGACGCCTTGGCTTCGGCGCAGGCGGCGATGCGCGAGGACCCGACCAGCAAGGTCGTGCGCTTGAGATTGGCCGAGGCCCTGTTTGATCAGGCCCGATGGCGTGAGAGCCAGGCGGCGCTTGACGCGGTCAACGCCTGTGGCGACTGCAGCCGCGTCGACCAGTTAGCGATCCTAGACCTGAGCAGAAACACGGCCATTCTCTTAGGCCAGTTCGCGACGGCGGAGCGGCAACGTCTGGCGCTGAACGCCATGCTCGTGCGTGGGGCGAGCGAACGGTGA
- a CDS encoding terpene cyclase/mutase family protein: MFNLIVSGNGETWEGSSLTFSLDRFGEYAGEEGGSIDINTAEGLQALETMPTLLMYEVGASGPNVRTVRHGRLRNIVRRGGVLNFTFQPDAQHAYLPRADVLLAATELHIEPFEQHRTHWAIKDGDIPIDVLARGAPELPQRTVAVVAAQYAEALEEGTRREVRELEAELEEFPPSLERALAFVPSRLLEKATPEFYPILGVEPRTAEGRRAVEAVLARHSDERPSIEWWFSLAWFLDLYGSRTEAVTLRAAESECASYLASLSSAPPGSLPAEHLAYPLWRAARSRGLATRLRREVAMVLDRLARMQDAQGYWMDAVDGATPDLRATALATVALQRLGDDRYHDATERAVDWLVEQVQAESGAFPRHPGEAPDIVATLVSLEAVHRAGAAEDIAHVVNAAETWLMSAQTARGGWAAEGWPDDLLAACVVDYISSRREMLPQVDGFFLMARDFMRKAEDWALEGGANNRRLAAIASVHAVEMFLYGVFERRDDLALSAFRENGQETLGVREALRALQDALQRIGTLRAPARLPHRDNLSSLVGRRDGIIHRAHEISATELADGMSHARRFIERYGKELLDLNILQ; encoded by the coding sequence ATGTTCAATCTGATTGTTTCGGGGAACGGTGAGACGTGGGAAGGCAGCAGCCTCACCTTCAGCCTTGATCGATTTGGAGAGTACGCTGGCGAAGAAGGCGGCTCGATCGATATCAATACGGCCGAGGGCTTGCAGGCGCTTGAGACGATGCCAACGCTCCTGATGTACGAAGTGGGTGCGTCGGGACCCAATGTTCGCACGGTGCGGCATGGACGCCTGCGCAACATTGTCCGCCGCGGCGGGGTCTTGAACTTCACGTTTCAGCCGGATGCCCAGCATGCCTACTTGCCGCGAGCTGACGTGCTATTGGCGGCTACTGAACTCCACATCGAGCCCTTCGAACAACACCGAACCCATTGGGCCATTAAAGACGGCGACATCCCGATCGATGTCCTGGCCAGGGGCGCGCCGGAGCTCCCCCAGCGAACCGTCGCCGTGGTGGCGGCGCAATATGCCGAAGCACTGGAAGAAGGGACGCGTCGCGAAGTTCGAGAGCTCGAGGCCGAACTTGAGGAGTTTCCGCCGTCGTTAGAGCGCGCGTTGGCGTTCGTACCGTCGCGCCTCCTTGAGAAGGCAACGCCCGAATTCTACCCGATCCTCGGCGTCGAGCCGCGCACCGCGGAAGGTCGCCGCGCCGTAGAAGCGGTTCTCGCACGGCACTCCGACGAGCGACCGTCAATTGAATGGTGGTTCTCGCTGGCTTGGTTTCTCGACCTCTACGGAAGTCGTACGGAAGCGGTAACGCTTAGGGCGGCAGAATCGGAGTGTGCGAGCTATCTCGCATCCTTAAGTTCTGCGCCGCCGGGAAGTCTTCCGGCCGAACACTTGGCATATCCGCTTTGGCGAGCGGCCAGGAGCCGCGGATTGGCGACGCGCCTTCGGCGGGAAGTGGCGATGGTCCTCGACCGCCTTGCTCGGATGCAGGATGCCCAAGGCTATTGGATGGACGCAGTTGATGGGGCGACGCCTGATCTTCGAGCGACAGCTCTGGCCACAGTCGCGTTGCAGCGCCTAGGCGACGACCGCTACCACGATGCCACGGAGCGCGCCGTTGACTGGCTTGTCGAGCAAGTCCAGGCGGAGTCTGGTGCCTTTCCACGTCATCCCGGGGAAGCCCCGGACATCGTAGCTACCTTGGTCTCGCTCGAGGCTGTACATCGCGCGGGCGCGGCGGAAGATATCGCCCATGTGGTCAACGCAGCCGAAACTTGGCTGATGTCCGCGCAGACAGCGCGCGGCGGATGGGCGGCGGAGGGCTGGCCTGACGACCTCTTGGCCGCCTGCGTGGTCGACTACATCTCTTCGCGCCGCGAGATGTTGCCGCAGGTGGACGGGTTCTTCCTCATGGCGCGTGACTTCATGCGGAAGGCGGAAGACTGGGCGCTCGAAGGCGGCGCCAACAACCGTCGACTTGCCGCTATCGCCAGCGTGCATGCCGTGGAGATGTTTCTCTATGGCGTGTTCGAACGACGAGACGACCTCGCACTGTCGGCCTTCCGCGAGAATGGACAAGAAACCCTAGGCGTCCGTGAGGCGCTCCGAGCTCTGCAGGACGCGCTACAAAGGATAGGTACCTTGCGCGCACCGGCGCGCCTTCCGCATCGCGATAACCTCAGTTCACTTGTGGGGCGCCGCGACGGCATCATCCACCGCGCGCACGAGATCAGCGCCACGGAGCTGGCAGACGGTATGTCTCACGCCCGGCGGTTCATCGAGCGCTACGGCAAGGAACTACTCGACTTAAACATCCTCCAGTAG
- a CDS encoding alpha/beta hydrolase has translation MTTTPASAAAETTNPFTLVYVGAITKNEPGKVNIHPVTYKLGGLDIVANVYTPANYAPGQAYPTLVVAHPNGGVKEQVAGLYAQRLAEQGYITITADAAYQGGSGGLPRSVDKPMFRIEDIHGMADFITRYPGVDAERLGLFGICGGGGYSLAAAKTDKRFKSIATLSMFNSGRVRRNGYQDSALATIQDRLKQASAARAQEAAGGEILYSGDANLSDAQIAALPFDLYRQGYEYYWNTHAHAGSTFKYTTSSLLDLMRWDATDQIALIDVPLLMIAGGKADSLYMTEDAFAKATGTKDKTLFKIDGATHIETYWVPRYVAAAMDQLTPFFKRTLSAGES, from the coding sequence ATGACCACGACCCCCGCATCGGCCGCGGCCGAAACAACCAATCCCTTCACACTCGTCTATGTCGGCGCCATCACCAAGAACGAGCCGGGCAAGGTCAACATCCACCCCGTCACCTACAAGCTCGGTGGCCTGGACATCGTCGCCAATGTCTACACGCCGGCGAACTACGCTCCGGGTCAGGCCTATCCGACGCTCGTGGTGGCGCACCCCAACGGCGGGGTCAAGGAGCAGGTCGCGGGCCTCTACGCCCAGCGCCTAGCCGAGCAGGGCTACATCACCATCACCGCCGACGCAGCCTATCAGGGCGGCAGCGGAGGCCTTCCGCGCAGCGTGGACAAGCCGATGTTCCGGATCGAGGACATCCACGGCATGGCGGACTTCATCACCCGCTATCCCGGGGTCGACGCCGAGCGCCTAGGGCTCTTTGGAATCTGCGGCGGGGGCGGCTATTCGCTGGCGGCGGCCAAGACCGATAAGCGCTTCAAGTCGATCGCCACGCTCAGCATGTTCAATTCCGGTCGGGTCCGTCGCAACGGCTACCAGGACTCGGCGCTGGCGACGATCCAGGATCGCCTGAAGCAGGCCTCGGCCGCCCGCGCCCAGGAAGCCGCCGGCGGCGAGATCCTCTATTCCGGCGACGCCAACCTGAGCGACGCCCAGATCGCGGCCCTGCCGTTTGATCTCTATCGCCAGGGCTATGAGTACTACTGGAACACCCATGCCCACGCGGGTTCGACGTTCAAATATACGACGAGCAGCCTGCTGGACCTGATGCGCTGGGATGCGACCGACCAGATCGCGTTGATCGACGTCCCGCTGCTGATGATCGCCGGCGGCAAGGCCGACAGCCTCTACATGACCGAGGACGCCTTCGCCAAGGCGACCGGAACCAAGGACAAGACGCTGTTCAAGATCGACGGCGCCACGCACATCGAGACCTACTGGGTTCCGCGATATGTCGCCGCCGCGATGGACCAGCTCACGCCGTTCTTCAAAAGGACGCTGAGCGCAGGTGAATCCTGA
- a CDS encoding (R)-mandelonitrile lyase, whose protein sequence is MKPVAAAIAALALATPAEAQERKSVAPKAMQAVAPDLARYTDDVLFGDVWISPALSPRDRSLVTVSVLIATGKTAQLTGHLGRALDNGVKPTEIAGIATQLAFYTGWPNAVSSLEVIDKVFTDRGVDKTALQAQTAANLPVPASDAARARAVAATIGPVAPKLAALTNDVLFADLWRRSDLGPRDRSLVTIAALAANGDEAGLAFHIDLGLENRLTRAQIGDLLTHLAFYAGWPKATAAVAVADKVFKAKGAEPAAPAVAALEVIPPGTRPVPGPSATFTGAVTVTSPFRGSGQARLGGATVTFQPGARSNWHTHPLGQLLIVTAGEGLVQAEGEPIRRIKPGDVVWTPPGVKHWHGAAPTSALSHVAVAEALDGVSVTWLEPVTDAEYRASPSASDAASSAPKP, encoded by the coding sequence ATGAAGCCTGTCGCAGCCGCTATCGCGGCCCTCGCCCTGGCGACGCCGGCCGAGGCTCAGGAACGCAAATCCGTGGCGCCCAAGGCCATGCAGGCGGTCGCGCCGGATCTTGCGCGCTACACCGACGACGTGCTGTTCGGCGACGTCTGGATCAGTCCGGCCCTTAGCCCGCGCGATCGTAGCCTGGTGACCGTGTCGGTGCTGATCGCCACCGGCAAGACGGCGCAGCTGACCGGCCACTTGGGGCGCGCGCTCGACAATGGCGTCAAGCCGACCGAGATCGCCGGGATCGCCACCCAGCTTGCCTTCTACACGGGCTGGCCAAACGCGGTCTCGTCACTTGAGGTGATCGACAAGGTCTTCACCGACAGAGGCGTCGACAAGACGGCGTTACAGGCGCAGACAGCGGCCAATCTGCCCGTTCCCGCTTCGGACGCCGCTCGGGCTCGGGCCGTGGCGGCGACCATCGGGCCGGTGGCGCCCAAGCTGGCGGCGCTGACCAATGATGTGCTGTTCGCCGACCTGTGGCGGCGATCCGACCTCGGTCCGCGCGATCGCAGCCTGGTCACCATCGCCGCGCTCGCCGCCAATGGCGATGAAGCCGGGTTGGCGTTCCATATCGACCTGGGTCTCGAAAACCGTCTCACACGCGCCCAGATCGGCGACCTCCTGACCCATCTGGCGTTCTACGCCGGCTGGCCAAAGGCCACCGCCGCGGTCGCCGTCGCGGACAAGGTGTTCAAGGCGAAGGGCGCCGAACCGGCGGCCCCGGCCGTCGCCGCTCTGGAGGTCATTCCGCCTGGCACGCGTCCAGTCCCGGGACCGTCCGCCACCTTCACCGGGGCCGTCACCGTGACCTCGCCGTTCAGGGGCAGCGGTCAGGCCCGGCTCGGCGGCGCGACCGTCACTTTCCAGCCTGGCGCGCGGTCCAACTGGCACACCCATCCGCTAGGCCAGCTCCTCATCGTCACCGCGGGCGAGGGTCTTGTGCAGGCCGAGGGTGAGCCTATCCGGCGGATCAAGCCTGGCGACGTCGTCTGGACCCCACCCGGCGTGAAGCATTGGCATGGCGCGGCTCCGACCAGCGCCTTGAGCCATGTCGCGGTCGCCGAGGCCTTGGATGGCGTCAGCGTGACCTGGCTGGAGCCCGTGACCGACGCCGAATATCGCGCATCGCCATCCGCTAGCGACGCGGCTTCCTCCGCCCCGAAGCCGTGA
- a CDS encoding aldo/keto reductase, whose product MNDKNPAIAGVGRRDLLALSLALPAAVAAGAEAQAKATPAASSVGRRKLGSLEVSSIGMGVQNMHRAYPTTIPYRPEMVNIIRAGHERGVTFFDTAEAYGPFENERILGEAIAAFRDKVVIASKFGWNIDPETGRRGPGLNSRPEHIKVAVEGMLKRLRTDRIDLLYQHRVDPQVPIEDVAGAIRDLMTQGKVLHWGLSEMGPQTLRRAHAALPVTAVQNEYSLLWRGPEKWVLPTCEELGIGFVCWSPLGVGFLNGAIDAATRFADGDIRKVEGRFSPENLPHNLALVDLLKRWAERKSATPGQIALAWLLAQKPWIVPIPGTTQMAHMVDNVGAAAIHFTPAELGELTAAASAIQIQGLRLPEGVLAFSEVEAPART is encoded by the coding sequence ATGAACGACAAGAACCCCGCAATCGCTGGCGTTGGACGCCGCGACCTGCTCGCGCTGAGCCTGGCGCTGCCGGCCGCCGTCGCCGCCGGCGCCGAGGCGCAAGCGAAGGCTACTCCCGCCGCGTCGAGCGTGGGGCGCCGCAAGCTGGGCAGTCTCGAGGTGTCAAGCATCGGCATGGGCGTGCAGAATATGCACCGCGCCTATCCGACCACGATCCCGTATCGCCCCGAGATGGTGAACATCATCCGCGCCGGCCACGAGCGCGGCGTCACCTTCTTCGACACCGCCGAGGCCTACGGCCCGTTCGAGAACGAGCGCATCCTCGGCGAAGCGATCGCCGCTTTCCGCGACAAGGTGGTGATCGCCAGCAAGTTCGGCTGGAACATCGACCCCGAGACGGGTCGGCGCGGCCCCGGCCTCAACAGCCGGCCCGAGCACATCAAGGTCGCGGTCGAAGGCATGCTCAAGCGCCTGCGCACGGACCGGATCGACCTGCTCTATCAGCACCGCGTCGATCCGCAGGTCCCGATCGAGGACGTCGCCGGCGCGATCAGGGACTTGATGACCCAGGGCAAGGTTCTGCACTGGGGCCTCAGCGAGATGGGGCCCCAGACCCTGCGCCGCGCCCACGCCGCTCTTCCGGTCACCGCCGTCCAGAACGAATATTCACTGCTCTGGCGCGGGCCGGAGAAATGGGTTCTGCCGACCTGCGAGGAGCTCGGCATCGGTTTCGTCTGCTGGAGTCCGCTGGGCGTCGGCTTCCTCAACGGGGCCATCGACGCGGCGACCCGCTTCGCCGACGGCGACATCCGCAAGGTGGAGGGCCGCTTCTCCCCCGAGAACCTGCCTCACAATCTGGCCCTCGTGGATCTGCTCAAGCGCTGGGCCGAGCGTAAGTCGGCGACGCCAGGCCAGATCGCCCTGGCCTGGCTGCTGGCTCAGAAGCCGTGGATCGTGCCGATCCCGGGCACGACCCAGATGGCGCACATGGTCGACAACGTTGGCGCGGCCGCGATCCACTTCACGCCCGCCGAGCTCGGCGAACTCACCGCCGCCGCGTCGGCGATCCAGATCCAGGGCCTGCGACTGCCCGAGGGCGTCCTGGCCTTCTCCGAGGTCGAGGCCCCCGCCCGCACCTGA
- a CDS encoding aldo/keto reductase, which produces MQKRKLGQAGLEVSALGYGCMGLSAAYGPATPHDEAVAVIHAAFDGGVTLFDTAEAYGPFDNEALLGEAVAPFRDQVVIATKFGFDIDLETGARTGGLNSRPEHIKAVAEAQLKRLRTDHIDLLYQHRVDPAVPMEDVAGAVKDLIAAGKVKHFGLSEPGLDSLRRAHAVQPVTALQNEYSLWTRDVEHNGVLAACEELGVGFVPFSPLGAGFLTGKIDTTTQLDPSDFRTFSPRFAADARAANMALVDLLKTIAVRKSATPAQIALAWLLAQKPWIVPIPGTTKLHRLTENLGATSVELTAEDLAAIEEAAAKIPIQGARLPEAVLAQTGR; this is translated from the coding sequence ATGCAAAAGCGCAAACTTGGCCAAGCCGGCCTCGAAGTCTCCGCCCTCGGCTACGGCTGCATGGGCCTGAGCGCCGCCTATGGTCCTGCGACGCCTCACGACGAAGCGGTCGCGGTCATCCATGCGGCGTTCGACGGCGGCGTCACCCTGTTCGACACCGCCGAGGCCTACGGTCCCTTCGACAACGAAGCCCTGCTGGGCGAGGCGGTCGCGCCGTTCCGCGACCAGGTGGTCATCGCCACCAAGTTCGGCTTCGACATCGACCTGGAGACGGGCGCCCGGACCGGCGGCCTCAACAGCCGGCCCGAGCACATCAAGGCCGTCGCCGAAGCACAGCTGAAGCGTCTACGCACCGACCACATCGACCTGCTCTACCAGCATCGGGTCGATCCGGCCGTGCCGATGGAGGATGTGGCCGGCGCGGTGAAGGACCTGATCGCGGCTGGTAAGGTCAAGCACTTCGGGCTCTCGGAACCCGGCCTGGATTCGCTGCGCCGAGCCCACGCCGTGCAGCCGGTCACCGCTCTGCAGAACGAATATTCGCTGTGGACCCGGGACGTTGAGCACAATGGCGTACTGGCGGCCTGCGAGGAACTGGGTGTCGGCTTCGTGCCGTTCAGTCCGCTGGGCGCGGGCTTCCTGACCGGCAAGATCGACACGACCACCCAGCTGGACCCGAGCGACTTCCGTACCTTCTCGCCGCGCTTCGCCGCCGACGCCCGCGCCGCGAACATGGCCCTGGTCGATCTCCTCAAGACGATCGCCGTGCGCAAGTCGGCGACCCCGGCCCAGATCGCGCTGGCCTGGCTGCTGGCCCAGAAGCCCTGGATCGTACCGATCCCCGGAACCACCAAGCTTCACCGCCTTACCGAGAACCTGGGCGCGACCAGCGTCGAGCTGACGGCCGAGGATCTGGCGGCGATCGAAGAGGCCGCCGCGAAGATCCCGATCCAGGGCGCGCGGCTGCCCGAAGCCGTCCTGGCCCAGACCGGCCGCTAG
- a CDS encoding flavodoxin, which yields MSRRAALSAPAALLLATSAAACAEERTATASRTLVAYFSRSGNTRVIAGQLHRELRADLFEILPATPYPEDYEQTVEQARQERDAGVRPSLKASVPNIAAYDTVFLCFPIWGETAPPIIRSFLAAHDLAGKTISPVITHGGYGLGDSLAVLKSHAPSARLEPAFSMEADQERRTMTQVREWLGAIARA from the coding sequence ATGTCTCGACGCGCCGCCTTGAGCGCCCCCGCCGCCCTGTTGCTCGCCACAAGCGCCGCTGCTTGCGCGGAGGAACGGACGGCGACGGCTTCGCGAACCCTGGTGGCGTACTTCAGTCGCTCGGGAAACACGCGGGTCATCGCCGGCCAACTGCACCGGGAGCTGAGGGCCGATCTCTTCGAGATACTGCCCGCCACGCCGTATCCCGAGGACTATGAGCAGACGGTGGAGCAAGCCCGCCAGGAGCGGGACGCCGGCGTTCGGCCGTCGCTTAAGGCGAGCGTCCCGAACATCGCCGCCTACGACACCGTCTTCCTCTGCTTTCCGATCTGGGGCGAGACAGCGCCGCCGATCATCCGAAGCTTCCTGGCCGCGCACGATCTGGCGGGCAAGACGATCAGCCCTGTGATCACCCACGGGGGCTATGGCCTGGGCGATAGCCTAGCGGTCCTCAAAAGCCACGCCCCGAGCGCCCGCCTGGAACCGGCCTTCTCGATGGAGGCCGACCAGGAGCGACGCACCATGACCCAAGTTCGCGAATGGCTCGGCGCGATCGCGCGAGCCTGA
- a CDS encoding aldo/keto reductase, protein MEKRILGRGGLEVSALGLGCMGLSHGYGPAADKDAGIALIRAAVEQGVTFFDTAQIYGEANEAMVGEALEPFRDQVVIATKFGFEPGQSFGEQKLSSRPETIRQVTEGSLKRLRVEAIDLYYQHRVDPEVPIEDVAGTVRDLIAEGKVKHFGLSEAGVETIRRANAVQPVTALQSEYSLWWREPEQAVIPTLEELGIGFVPFSPLGKGFLTGSIAADATFGKDDFRSIVPRFGGEALSANQALVAVLKELATQRGATPAQIALAWLLAQKPWIAPIPGTTKLHRLSENLAAADLELSAADLAAIEAAVSRVTVQGDRYPAHLQARVGR, encoded by the coding sequence ATGGAAAAGCGCATTCTTGGGCGCGGCGGTCTTGAGGTTTCGGCCCTGGGCCTTGGCTGCATGGGCCTGAGCCACGGCTATGGCCCGGCCGCCGACAAGGACGCCGGGATCGCGCTGATCCGCGCCGCCGTCGAGCAAGGGGTCACCTTCTTCGACACGGCCCAGATCTACGGCGAGGCCAATGAGGCCATGGTCGGCGAGGCGCTGGAGCCGTTCAGAGACCAAGTGGTGATCGCCACCAAGTTCGGCTTCGAACCGGGCCAGTCGTTCGGCGAGCAGAAGCTATCTAGCCGTCCCGAGACCATCCGCCAGGTCACCGAGGGCTCGCTGAAGCGTCTGCGGGTCGAAGCCATCGATCTCTACTATCAGCACCGCGTGGATCCCGAGGTGCCGATCGAGGACGTGGCGGGTACGGTCCGGGACCTGATCGCCGAAGGCAAAGTCAAGCACTTCGGTCTTTCCGAAGCCGGCGTCGAGACCATCCGGCGAGCCAACGCCGTGCAGCCGGTGACGGCGCTGCAAAGCGAATATTCGCTCTGGTGGCGCGAGCCCGAGCAGGCGGTGATCCCCACCCTGGAAGAGCTCGGCATCGGCTTCGTACCCTTCAGCCCGTTGGGCAAGGGCTTCCTGACCGGGTCCATCGCCGCCGACGCGACCTTTGGCAAGGACGACTTCCGCAGCATCGTTCCACGCTTTGGCGGTGAGGCGCTCAGCGCCAACCAGGCCTTGGTCGCGGTCCTGAAGGAGCTAGCGACGCAAAGGGGCGCGACCCCGGCCCAGATCGCTCTGGCTTGGCTGCTGGCACAAAAACCCTGGATCGCACCGATCCCCGGCACCACCAAGCTTCACCGCCTTTCCGAGAACCTGGCCGCCGCCGATCTTGAGCTTAGCGCCGCGGATCTGGCTGCGATCGAGGCGGCGGTGTCGCGGGTGACGGTCCAGGGCGACCGCTATCCTGCCCATCTGCAAGCCCGTGTCGGGCGGTGA